In Crassostrea angulata isolate pt1a10 chromosome 4, ASM2561291v2, whole genome shotgun sequence, one genomic interval encodes:
- the LOC128180236 gene encoding hunchback-like protein yields the protein MFFLCRFRFKGMAKTKMTKRSGTRKCPMCSSVFHGDVEFSTHVVECAMKEHSCDFCDFTSQKECNVRRHMKRAHTGLTESPIALGQKLVETDEVPEKAKNTENANNIVSSEDESEDEEWLSQDPGDLLSTETTSSSTTCASDGNKIKETVNKEISDLMVGRVFRKKTTPSLPGKRTSTDDVRKPNVDDCQTKKAKIDVSTQTEFRREISVKTVRKYREGEVDIKETTTEQLILF from the coding sequence ATGTTCTTTCTTTGTCGTTTTAGATTTAAAGGCATGGCGAAGACAAAGATGACAAAGAGAAGCGGGACGAGGAAATGTCCAATGTGTTCCAGTGTTTTCCATGGTGATGTTGAGTTTTCCACCCATGTGGTAGAGTGTGCAATGAAGGAGCATTCATGTGATTTTTGCGATTTTACGTCCCAGAAAGAGTGTAATGTCAGAAGACATATGAAGAGAGCGCACACTGGATTGACAGAAAGTCCTATTGCATTGGGCCAGAAGCTGGTTGAAACAGACGAAGTCCCGGAAAAGGCGAAGAACACTGAAAATGCCAATAATATTGTGTCAAGTGAGGACGAATCAGAAGATGAAGAATGGTTGTCACAAGACCCAGGTGATCTACTTTCAACGGAAACTACGTCCAGTAGTACAACTTGTGCCAGTGATGGAAATAAGATTAAAGAAACAGTCAATAAAGAGATATCGGATCTCATGGTGGGCCGTGTTTTCCGCAAGAAAACGACCCCTTCTCTTCCAGGGAAACGTACATCAACAGATGATGTCAGAAAACCCAACGTAGATGATTGTCAAACGAAGAAAGCGAAGATTGACGTTAGTACACAAACAGAGTTTAGAAGAGAAATTTCAGTAAAGACTGTCAGGAAGTACAGAGAGGGCGAGGTTGACATTAAAGAAACCACGACAGAGCAATTGatcttgttttaa